A part of Miscanthus floridulus cultivar M001 chromosome 6, ASM1932011v1, whole genome shotgun sequence genomic DNA contains:
- the LOC136460573 gene encoding uncharacterized protein, producing MDVPNYTYLKLKMLGPCRVITVGTSFQRAYEYEVESCELTSATLASEEFAAIGKDIAEGVPSMKRAARSFEPTKNIKEVLVDPNNSTDKMVCIGTALSSK from the coding sequence ATGGacgtccctaactacacctaccttaagctcaagatgctaggtccatgcagggtcatcacTGTTGGCACTTCTTTCCAGAGGGCCTATGAGTATGAGGTCGAGAGCTGCGAGCTCACTTCGGCAACCCTCGCTTCTGAGGAGTTTGCAGCCATCGGCAAGGACATCGCTGAAGGAGTGCCTAGCATGAAGCGGGCGGCTAGATCCTTTGAGCCTACGAAGaacatcaaggaggtcctcgtcGACCCTAACAACTCCACCGACAAGATGGTGTGCATCGGCACCGccctctcctccaaatag